One part of the Bacteroidia bacterium genome encodes these proteins:
- a CDS encoding T9SS type A sorting domain-containing protein, with protein sequence MKKILPFILGVLFSITGSAQMLPTVFVYNSSNDSTCDGYAYLTDSISYSDAVWYGPNVVLQNGGYSISNLCPGTYSVTVSDSMGTTASYSFTVSSGGAGNCNGFYAVVSSETNATNSGSCDGAAIITVYGGTAPYTYTSTGLIMPNGTLVNLCVGSNIVTVTDANGCTTSAPVTIYSNSDTLNNPGIYGGLWVNPSDASASGQCDGGFTLTILDSILEASIIQVNDYYGNLVASGVGSATTSNTLCAGLYTLTSVSPNGSALWSSSFIIGDGTNVYVDSTSYFNNGNPGGNDTIYAPVVPTCTVVYALIDSTNLGSVNYLGQDSVAVEWLVYANGLASTVTSIYQFDSAGNYLLVLQIFCDSTRAVETFKSYAWAYLDPSGTIGIEPILSNDRIRLFPNPVSSQLNVDLESEKWNKLTISTLLGQELVSVRNSFNQKVVEINVESLSSGVYYLSTDSGIIRKLIKE encoded by the coding sequence ATGAAAAAAATTTTACCCTTTATTTTGGGTGTTTTATTCTCCATAACAGGTAGTGCACAGATGTTGCCAACTGTTTTTGTTTATAATTCCAGCAACGATTCCACTTGCGATGGTTATGCCTATTTAACCGATTCAATTTCTTATTCGGATGCTGTTTGGTATGGTCCAAATGTGGTTTTACAAAATGGTGGATATTCGATTTCGAATTTGTGTCCCGGTACTTATTCGGTAACTGTTTCTGATTCAATGGGAACGACTGCCAGTTATAGTTTTACGGTAAGTTCGGGAGGGGCAGGGAATTGCAATGGTTTTTATGCTGTAGTTTCTTCGGAGACCAATGCTACTAATTCCGGATCATGCGATGGTGCTGCTATAATAACTGTTTATGGTGGTACTGCACCCTACACCTATACCTCCACCGGTTTGATAATGCCTAATGGTACACTTGTTAACCTTTGTGTAGGGTCTAATATAGTGACTGTTACTGATGCAAATGGTTGTACAACTAGTGCTCCGGTTACTATTTACAGCAATTCAGACACCTTGAACAACCCCGGAATATATGGAGGTTTGTGGGTAAATCCATCTGATGCTAGTGCAAGTGGTCAATGTGATGGTGGTTTTACCTTGACCATTTTGGATTCCATTTTAGAAGCCAGTATTATTCAGGTTAATGATTATTATGGGAATTTGGTTGCCAGCGGAGTTGGTTCAGCCACTACTTCCAATACCTTGTGTGCAGGTTTATATACATTAACCAGTGTTTCTCCCAATGGAAGTGCATTGTGGAGCAGTAGCTTCATAATTGGTGATGGTACGAATGTTTATGTTGATTCTACTTCCTATTTCAATAACGGAAATCCGGGAGGGAATGATACTATTTACGCTCCGGTTGTTCCGACCTGTACGGTTGTATACGCGCTGATTGATTCCACTAATTTGGGGTCAGTTAATTACCTGGGGCAGGATTCTGTTGCAGTGGAATGGTTGGTTTATGCCAATGGACTTGCCTCAACAGTTACCAGCATTTATCAATTTGATTCTGCCGGTAATTATTTGTTGGTTCTTCAGATTTTCTGTGATTCAACCCGGGCGGTTGAAACATTTAAATCCTATGCCTGGGCTTATTTAGATCCCTCCGGTACTATTGGAATTGAGCCCATTTTAAGTAATGATAGAATACGATTGTTCCCAAATCCGGTTTCTTCCCAATTGAATGTTGATTTGGAATCGGAAAAGTGGAATAAATTGACTATCAGTACTTTGTTAGGTCAGGAATTAGTTTCGGTTAGGAATAGTTTTAATCAAAAGGTAGTTGAGATAAATGTTGAAAGTTTGAGCAGTGGGGTTTATTACCTTAGCACTGATTCCGGCATAATTAGGAAATTGATTAAAGAATAG